One Henriciella litoralis genomic window carries:
- a CDS encoding alpha/beta fold hydrolase translates to MARIKANGIDIEYKEYGSPDDPMFLLVSGFSGQMITWPESYLEGLAAAGRRVVIFDNRDIGLSTEFTNEIPPAPGDIMKGIAAGEDMSAKVPYVLDDMAADAAALISALGAEKADVMGYSMGGMIVQLIALNHPEKVRSLIPVMTTSGDPSLPRSTEEAQKALTAQPVTRTANEVADIAAASRRVIGSADGVRNSDEAVRAMATRCFNRSDRPMGVARQYAAILAQPRWHERLSSLDVPTLVLHGAIDPLIRPAAGEDIARRIPGAEIEIIDKWGHDMPEKMVPVLLERILPFLEKHAPEDARGDLGGRHGA, encoded by the coding sequence ATGGCGCGTATCAAGGCCAATGGAATTGACATCGAGTACAAGGAATATGGATCGCCGGACGACCCGATGTTTCTGCTCGTGTCCGGCTTCTCAGGCCAGATGATTACCTGGCCTGAAAGCTACCTTGAAGGGCTCGCCGCTGCCGGCCGCCGCGTTGTGATTTTCGACAATCGCGACATCGGGCTGTCGACCGAGTTCACCAATGAGATCCCCCCTGCGCCCGGCGATATCATGAAGGGCATCGCCGCGGGCGAGGATATGAGCGCAAAAGTGCCTTATGTGCTGGACGATATGGCGGCTGACGCGGCGGCGCTGATCAGCGCACTCGGCGCGGAGAAAGCCGATGTGATGGGCTACTCCATGGGCGGCATGATCGTGCAGCTGATCGCGCTCAACCATCCTGAGAAAGTCCGCTCGCTCATCCCGGTCATGACGACATCCGGCGACCCGTCCCTGCCCCGCTCGACTGAGGAAGCCCAGAAAGCCCTCACCGCGCAGCCAGTCACCCGCACGGCCAATGAAGTGGCCGACATTGCCGCCGCATCCCGGCGGGTCATCGGGTCAGCTGACGGCGTGCGCAACAGCGATGAAGCCGTCCGCGCCATGGCAACCAGATGCTTCAACCGGTCCGACCGGCCAATGGGCGTCGCGCGCCAGTACGCCGCCATTCTGGCGCAGCCGCGCTGGCATGAGCGTCTCTCTAGCCTTGATGTGCCGACGCTGGTTCTTCATGGCGCGATCGATCCGTTGATCCGGCCTGCGGCAGGCGAAGACATTGCGCGCCGCATCCCCGGCGCCGAGATCGAGATCATCGACAAATGGGGTCACGACATGCCTGAAAAGATGGTGCCCGTTCTCCTCGAGCGGATCTTGCCTTTCCTCGAAAAGCACGCCCCGGAAGACGCCCGCGGCGACCTCGGTGGCCGTCATGGCGCTTGA
- a CDS encoding DUF4336 domain-containing protein, which yields MALEQLDADIWLAEGPIVDFYGFAYPTRMVVVRLPDGGLWVWSPISLSDDLKAEIEALGTPRHLVSPNKIHHLFLSEWHEAWPEATLWGPASTIEKRKDLPFAAPLTDTPPDAWQGVFEQAWFHGSFFMDEVTFVHRPSGTLILADLSENFGDGFLQRHWKAWQRAGARVWGIVEGKGYAPLEWRLSWWKRGPAKAALTRILDAKPTRVIMAHGERIEDNADAFLRKAFGWLLKS from the coding sequence ATGGCGCTTGAACAGCTCGACGCTGATATCTGGCTTGCTGAAGGGCCGATTGTCGACTTTTACGGCTTTGCCTATCCAACGCGCATGGTCGTTGTCCGGCTACCGGATGGCGGTCTATGGGTCTGGTCGCCAATTTCACTGTCTGACGACCTGAAGGCCGAAATAGAGGCATTGGGGACACCCCGCCACCTCGTCAGCCCCAACAAGATCCACCATCTTTTCCTGTCTGAATGGCACGAAGCCTGGCCAGAGGCGACGCTGTGGGGACCGGCCTCGACCATCGAAAAACGCAAGGACCTGCCCTTTGCCGCGCCCTTGACCGATACCCCGCCTGACGCCTGGCAAGGCGTGTTTGAGCAGGCCTGGTTCCATGGCTCTTTCTTCATGGATGAGGTCACCTTCGTCCACCGGCCGAGTGGAACGCTGATCCTTGCAGACCTGTCAGAGAATTTCGGAGACGGCTTCCTGCAGCGCCACTGGAAGGCCTGGCAGCGGGCCGGTGCGCGGGTCTGGGGTATTGTCGAAGGAAAGGGCTACGCACCGCTTGAATGGCGCCTATCCTGGTGGAAGCGCGGGCCGGCGAAGGCCGCCCTTACCAGGATCCTCGACGCCAAGCCGACGCGCGTCATCATGGCTCATGGTGAGCGCATCGAAGACAATGCGGATGCCTTTCTGCGCAAAGCGTTCGGGTGGCTCTTAAAAAGCTGA
- a CDS encoding DUF2207 domain-containing protein, giving the protein MARLLGCLFVALWLSLSAAAQEEIISYDVAIDVETSGDIIVKETIDLRAEHNAINRGIFRDLPRYFENDGDKLRYDYKVIDVQRDGREEPYETTTEGNAWRIRIGDPDVRIPIGPHTYQIIYRVKNQIRYFDDYDELYWNVTGSYWQFPIQRARARITFPDGARMVQEKAYTGAQGASGSSYDFSRAGNAYVFETTSPLGPREGLTVAVAVEKGVIDPPSASDKRSLWLQRHGALAVLLASLVGVFAFLYRSWNKVGRDPPKGPVFARYEAPRGYSPAAVHHIYHRGFHDHDALIATLVNLGIKGLIDIDARDKKETLLTPKEGHVSKLPAEEATLEQRLFFTGPVTLGDKYNPSFTSAYQTFRKKVSDKFGRDYFRWNIGYTLVAIVMSAIAIVIAIKLAASWSIWLTALVIAMALLNGLFMYLMPAPTAMGEKVRTEIEGFKLYLEKAEKLQLNAAEVGTDRPPPMTTERYEKFLPYAIALGVEKPWTKHFETVLPTEAAAYNPGWSHYAYGQSSLHRLNSTITSNITSAVSSSMPQSSSSSGSGGGGFSGGGGGGGGGGGW; this is encoded by the coding sequence ATGGCGCGTTTGCTTGGTTGCCTGTTCGTTGCGCTGTGGCTCTCGCTCAGCGCGGCCGCCCAGGAAGAGATTATCAGCTACGATGTCGCCATCGACGTCGAGACGAGCGGTGATATCATCGTGAAAGAGACGATTGATCTGCGCGCCGAGCACAATGCGATCAATCGGGGCATCTTCCGGGACCTGCCGCGCTATTTCGAGAATGACGGCGACAAGCTTCGCTATGACTACAAAGTCATTGATGTCCAGCGCGATGGACGAGAGGAGCCGTACGAGACCACGACCGAAGGCAATGCCTGGCGTATTCGCATTGGTGACCCGGACGTGCGTATCCCAATTGGTCCGCACACTTATCAAATCATCTATCGAGTCAAAAACCAGATCCGCTATTTCGATGACTATGATGAGCTCTACTGGAACGTAACAGGGTCCTATTGGCAGTTCCCGATCCAGCGCGCGCGCGCTCGCATCACTTTCCCGGACGGCGCGAGGATGGTTCAGGAGAAGGCCTATACCGGCGCTCAGGGCGCCAGCGGTTCTTCCTATGATTTCAGCAGAGCGGGCAATGCGTATGTCTTCGAGACGACCTCGCCGCTCGGGCCGCGGGAAGGACTGACGGTCGCTGTCGCCGTTGAGAAGGGCGTCATCGACCCTCCATCGGCAAGCGACAAACGCTCGCTCTGGCTACAGCGTCACGGCGCTTTGGCAGTGCTTCTTGCCTCGCTCGTCGGGGTGTTTGCCTTCCTCTATAGGTCGTGGAACAAGGTCGGCCGTGACCCTCCAAAGGGCCCCGTTTTCGCGCGCTATGAAGCCCCGCGCGGCTATTCCCCAGCCGCCGTGCACCACATCTATCATCGCGGCTTCCACGATCATGACGCGCTGATCGCGACGCTGGTCAATCTCGGTATCAAGGGCCTCATCGATATTGATGCGCGCGACAAGAAAGAGACGCTCCTTACGCCGAAAGAGGGGCACGTATCGAAACTGCCTGCCGAAGAAGCGACGCTGGAGCAGCGGCTGTTTTTCACCGGCCCCGTCACCTTGGGGGACAAATACAATCCGTCCTTCACAAGCGCCTATCAGACATTCCGGAAGAAAGTGTCCGACAAGTTCGGTCGGGACTACTTCCGCTGGAATATCGGCTACACGCTGGTGGCGATTGTCATGTCCGCGATTGCAATTGTTATCGCGATCAAGCTGGCGGCGTCCTGGTCGATCTGGCTGACAGCACTTGTGATCGCCATGGCGCTCCTCAACGGGCTTTTCATGTATCTCATGCCAGCGCCAACAGCGATGGGCGAAAAGGTGCGTACAGAGATTGAAGGCTTCAAGCTGTATCTCGAAAAGGCCGAGAAACTGCAGCTGAATGCGGCTGAGGTGGGCACAGACAGGCCGCCCCCGATGACGACGGAACGCTATGAGAAATTCCTGCCCTATGCGATTGCGCTCGGCGTTGAGAAGCCCTGGACCAAGCATTTCGAGACTGTCCTGCCGACGGAAGCGGCAGCTTACAACCCGGGCTGGTCACACTATGCTTACGGGCAGAGCTCGCTTCACCGCCTCAACAGTACGATCACATCGAACATCACCTCTGCGGTGAGCAGTTCCATGCCGCAAAGCTCCAGTAGCTCCGGCTCAGGCGGGGGTGGCTTCTCCGGCGGGGGCGGTGGTGGAGGCGGCGGCGGCGGCTGGTAA
- a CDS encoding LemA family protein: protein MTLVYILLGLAALLLIGAIVIYNSLVAKRQMVSNGWADIDVQLKRRADLIPSLIATVKGYAGHERQLFEEVVEKRNQAAKAGDEPRARGQAESELSRPIGKLFAVAEDYPDLKASENFRDLQRDLSDTENKIEMARRFYNGAVRELNTAVETFPGNVVAGPLGFEEAAYFEIETADRAMPGVDFGGQK from the coding sequence ATGACGCTGGTTTATATCCTGCTTGGTCTGGCAGCTTTGCTGCTGATCGGCGCAATCGTGATTTACAATTCGCTGGTCGCGAAGCGCCAGATGGTGAGCAATGGCTGGGCTGACATTGATGTTCAGCTAAAGCGCCGGGCTGATCTCATCCCCTCTCTCATAGCGACGGTCAAAGGCTATGCAGGCCATGAGCGACAGCTCTTCGAAGAGGTCGTCGAGAAGCGCAATCAGGCCGCTAAGGCCGGTGATGAGCCGCGCGCCCGCGGGCAGGCCGAGAGCGAGCTGTCGCGCCCGATTGGAAAGCTGTTCGCCGTTGCTGAAGACTATCCGGACCTCAAAGCCAGCGAAAATTTCCGGGACCTTCAACGCGATCTTTCGGACACTGAGAACAAGATCGAGATGGCGCGCCGTTTCTATAATGGCGCCGTGCGTGAACTGAACACCGCCGTCGAGACGTTTCCCGGCAATGTCGTCGCCGGGCCGCTCGGCTTTGAGGAAGCGGCCTATTTCGAGATTGAGACGGCTGACCGCGCCATGCCAGGGGTGGACTTTGGAGGGCAAAAATAA
- a CDS encoding DMT family transporter: MSVTLRLFALTALAMTAFAANSVLARLAMATGEAGPWTFTALRILSGALVLVLLAGPRQAIGHGSWLSALALLGYAGAFSYAYLSLQAGTGALILFALVQITMIGWGYVLGERLRLLQWAGLFMAVAGLVWLLLPGLGAPPLIGAGLMALSGISWGVYSLRGRGQSAPTASTAGNFARAAILALPITLAVFFIHPEASPSLEGAVYAIISGAVTSGLGYAIWYAALRGLTASLAGIAQLTVPALAAAGGLTFLAEPLTLRFLMATTAILAGVALASLSARRRKV, translated from the coding sequence ATGTCCGTTACGCTTCGTCTCTTCGCATTGACCGCGCTCGCCATGACCGCATTTGCGGCCAATTCGGTGCTGGCGCGTCTCGCCATGGCGACCGGGGAGGCCGGGCCATGGACATTTACAGCGCTGCGTATTCTCTCCGGCGCGCTGGTGCTGGTTTTGCTGGCGGGGCCGCGTCAGGCGATTGGGCATGGCAGCTGGCTCTCGGCGCTCGCCCTGCTCGGCTATGCCGGGGCGTTTTCATACGCCTATCTTTCACTTCAGGCCGGGACCGGGGCGCTGATCCTCTTTGCCCTGGTTCAGATCACGATGATCGGCTGGGGGTATGTGCTGGGCGAGCGGCTAAGGCTCTTGCAATGGGCCGGACTCTTTATGGCTGTGGCAGGTCTTGTCTGGCTTCTTCTGCCAGGCCTTGGCGCGCCGCCGTTGATCGGCGCGGGCCTGATGGCGCTGTCTGGCATTTCCTGGGGCGTCTATTCGTTGCGCGGGCGCGGGCAGAGCGCGCCGACCGCCAGTACGGCCGGGAATTTCGCGCGCGCCGCGATCCTGGCGCTCCCGATCACCCTCGCTGTCTTTTTCATCCACCCTGAAGCCAGCCCGAGCCTCGAAGGAGCCGTCTACGCCATCATCTCCGGCGCAGTGACGTCAGGCCTTGGCTATGCGATCTGGTACGCCGCTTTGCGGGGCCTAACGGCGAGCCTTGCCGGGATCGCGCAGCTTACCGTTCCGGCGCTTGCGGCGGCGGGCGGCCTCACCTTCCTCGCCGAACCGCTCACCCTTCGCTTCCTGATGGCCACCACTGCCATTCTGGCAGGC